Part of the Fibrobacter sp. genome is shown below.
ATTTTGTGCTTAACAGACTTCACGATCTGCAGATTTGCTGATTTGCGATCAGCAGCTTCTACATGTAATTTACTGATATTTTTGTAGAAACTTTTAAAAACCCGCATCTAAAAAGGGTTAGCTATGCATCTTATATTTCTGCTGTTGTTATTAACCGGATCAGTTTTGGGTTCGTCATCCAATTCATCTTCTGATCTGTCTGGCATGCTGATGCATCATGTCAGCGACCAAAAAGAGTGGGCCATATTACCGGCAGTGCCACCAATACCTATACACGATTTGAAAATTGGCTCTCTCACTATTCCCCTTACGATGCATGCTATCATGTTAGTGATCGCAGCAGCAATTCTTATAATCGTTTTCTGTGCAGCATTCAGCGGCAACAGGACTACACCTGGGAAACTGGGTCTGGCAATTGAACCAGTGGTGCTGTTTATCCGTGATGCATTGATCTATCCGGTAATGGGTGAGAAACTCGGCCAAAAGTGGCTCCCATTCTTTTTGACACTGTTCTTTTTCCTTTTGACCTCCAATATTATGGGACTTATTCCCCTTTTTGGAACCTCAACTGGCAATCTCAGTGTCACCACTGCACTGGCACTGATTATTCTAGTCGCAATTGTTGCACAGGGAATGCAGAGTAATGGAATTTTCGGATTCTTTAAAAACATGGTTCCTGCAGGATTACCTTTGCCGATTGGTATCTTCCTTATACTGATAGAAATACCGGGACTATTCATAAAATGTTCGGTACTGGCAATCAGGCTCTTTGCCAATATGATCGCAGGTCACTTTGTAATACTCTCATTACTTCTGTTGATTTTCATAATTCATCCGGCAGCCAGTGTAATTTCTGTGCCACTTGCACTTTTCATAAATCTTTTAGAGTTACTGGTAGCGGTAATTCAGGCGTTGGTTTTTACTATACTTTCAGCAATATTTATAAGTATGTTTAGTAGTCATCACTAGTTTCTTTCTCATAAAGGAGGCTTTATTATGGAACAGGCAGTATCAGGAATCAATATCAGTTATTTTGGGGCTGTAATCAGTCTGGCAATAATTGTAGCTGGAGCAGCGTTCGGAATCTCGACCCTTGGTAGTAAAGCACTCGATTCCATGGCCAGACAACCGGATATTAAAAATGATGCCAGAATATTGATGATTCTGGGTGCTGCCCTGATCGAGGGTGTAGCTTTTTTTGCTGCAGTAGCTTGTCTGATCTTGATAATGACGAAATAAACAGGTAATACGGTATGAATCCACATGATACTACTGCGTCAGTGGTCCATCAGAACACTCCAATAAGCGGACTTTTCTCTATTGATCCAGGTCTTGCGATCTGGACCTGGGTGGTTTTCGGATTACTGTTTATCATTCTTCGTAAATATGCCTGGACTCCCATGATGGACTCCATAAAAGCCAGGGAGCGTCTGGTGGCAGATACTATTGACAATGCCAGAAAGACCAGGGAGGAGCTGGAAAAAATTGCTGAAACTCAGCAGGCCATGATCCGCAATGCCCAAAATGAGGCCAGCAGAATAATCGAAGACAGTAGAAAGACAGCCGAAAATACCGCGCAGCAGGTCATCGATCGCGCCCGCAAAGAAGCGCAGGCTGCTCTTGAGGATGCAAAAGAAAAGATAACAACAGAAAAGGAAAACGCCTTAAAACAAATAAAAAACCAGACAATCGAATTGGTCATAAATACCTCTGAGAAGTTAATAGAAGAGAGTCTTAACGATGAAACCCATCGCAAGATAATAGAAAAACATCTGGATAAACTATGAGCATTCAACTGATTGTCCGCAACTGGGCACTGGCTTTTTTCCAGGCTGCACAGGATACCGGTAAATTAGAGCAGGTACGAAAAGATGTCACACTATTGAAGGATTTTCTCAGATCAGGTGAGCCTTTATTAATGCAGCTTTCTTCTCCTAAGTTTTCTCCGGCTGATCGATCTGACATCCTAAAAAAAGCGCTGGGAACTCACGTAACAGATTTGACCTTAAACTTTCTTATTCTGGTTTCAACCCATAAGCGTCAAAAACTGCTTCCAGAAATACTTGACGAATTTTTTATGGTCAACAACCAGAGTCAGAAGATTCTAAAGGCTACTCTGACCAGTGCAAAAGAGCTGGACACTTCTCAAAGACAGAAACTTCAAAAAGAGCTGGAAAAGAAAAACGGATGTACTTTTGATATAGAATACAAAATCGACCCGAAACTTCTGGCTGGATTTGTTCTGGTTTATGAGGACAAGATGCTCGATTGCAGTACCAAAGGCGCTCTAAACAGACTAAAAAGGATATTAGATGTCTGATTTGAGATTTTGGATTTGAAGAAAAAGGGAACATGACAAGAATTGTCTGATTTTTATAGATGACAGGAATTAAAGATTTGGTCTTGAGATTTTATGATGTTAATAAATGACAGGAATGAGCTATTATGGATTTATCCTTAAAAACAGGTGAAATCGTCTCGATTCTCAAACGGGAAATCGAACAGTTCTCCTCTTACTCTCAGACCGCAGACATCGGTGAAGTTATACAGACTGGTGATGGAATCGCCAGAGTGTATGGTTTGCAATCTGTGATATCTGGTGAACTTTTGCAGATTGATATTCCAGGAAAAAAGCCGGTTACCGGAATCGCTCTTAATCTTGAAGAGGATAATGTAGGAGTCGTGCTTCTGGATGATGCCTCACATGTAAAAGAGGGGCATATTGTCCGGCGCACCGGTACTATCGCCAGTGTACCTGCAGGAGAACAACTGTTGGGAAGAGTTGTTGATCCTCTTGGACGTCCTCTGGATGATGGTGCACCAGTTGACTCATCGATTACCAGACCTGTCGAATGCAAAGCTCCTGGAATCATCGACAGACAGGATGTATGTGAACCTCTGTTTACCGGTATCAAAGCAATCGATGCACTGGTTCCTATTGGCAAAGGGCAGCGCGAGTTAATCATAGGTGATCGCCGTACAGGAAAAACCGCCCTGGCAATAGATGCAATCATCAACCAGGGTAAAAACGTCTCAGAACCCGTATACTGCTTTTATGTAGCAATAGGCCAGAAACGCTCATCTATAGTCAGAGTCGTGGAAAAACTTCGTCAGCATGGTGCCATGAAATATACCACCATAGTCTGCGCCACAGCCGGAGATCCGGCACCATTGCAATATATCGCTCCCTATGCAGCATGTGCAATGGCTGAATACTTCCGTGATACCGGAAGACATGCGCTTATTGTATACGATGATTTGACAAAACAGGCTCAGGCATACCGCCAGATCTCTTTACTCTTACGCAGGCCGCCGGGGCGAGAAGCATATCCGGGAGACATTTTCTATCTTCATTCACGATTACTGGAAAGAGCTGCCAAGCTCAGTGATGAACGTGGCGGTGGCTCCCTGACCGCTCTTCCAATAGTAGAGACACAGGCAGGTGATATCTCAGCCTATATTCCCACCAATGTGATCTCTATTACCGATGGGCAGATCTTTCTGGAAACCCATCTTTTCAATTCAGGAATACGCCCTGCAATTAATGCCGGTATCTCCGTTTCGCGAGTGGGAGGATCTGCCCAGATCAAGGCCATGAGACAGACCGCCGGATCTTTGCGACTCGAACTGGCTCAGTTCAGGGAACTGGCTGCATTCAGTCAATTTTCAGCCGATCTGGACAAATCAAC
Proteins encoded:
- the atpE gene encoding ATP synthase F0 subunit C: MEQAVSGINISYFGAVISLAIIVAGAAFGISTLGSKALDSMARQPDIKNDARILMILGAALIEGVAFFAAVACLILIMTK
- the atpB gene encoding F0F1 ATP synthase subunit A; amino-acid sequence: MHLIFLLLLLTGSVLGSSSNSSSDLSGMLMHHVSDQKEWAILPAVPPIPIHDLKIGSLTIPLTMHAIMLVIAAAILIIVFCAAFSGNRTTPGKLGLAIEPVVLFIRDALIYPVMGEKLGQKWLPFFLTLFFFLLTSNIMGLIPLFGTSTGNLSVTTALALIILVAIVAQGMQSNGIFGFFKNMVPAGLPLPIGIFLILIEIPGLFIKCSVLAIRLFANMIAGHFVILSLLLLIFIIHPAASVISVPLALFINLLELLVAVIQALVFTILSAIFISMFSSHH
- a CDS encoding F0F1 ATP synthase subunit alpha; its protein translation is MDLSLKTGEIVSILKREIEQFSSYSQTADIGEVIQTGDGIARVYGLQSVISGELLQIDIPGKKPVTGIALNLEEDNVGVVLLDDASHVKEGHIVRRTGTIASVPAGEQLLGRVVDPLGRPLDDGAPVDSSITRPVECKAPGIIDRQDVCEPLFTGIKAIDALVPIGKGQRELIIGDRRTGKTALAIDAIINQGKNVSEPVYCFYVAIGQKRSSIVRVVEKLRQHGAMKYTTIVCATAGDPAPLQYIAPYAACAMAEYFRDTGRHALIVYDDLTKQAQAYRQISLLLRRPPGREAYPGDIFYLHSRLLERAAKLSDERGGGSLTALPIVETQAGDISAYIPTNVISITDGQIFLETHLFNSGIRPAINAGISVSRVGGSAQIKAMRQTAGSLRLELAQFRELAAFSQFSADLDKSTKQQLDRGEHLTEILKQKQYQPMEIFDQVMIIYAGTHGYLDSYPVSKLEIYERHLHLFLREKYGSLMEKLKKSGQFTKELDKEARSVLDDFANQFDPSLSLENLEAQFYSRHSLAMAVADSPGMNRYEMYKLIERVTAKELLSPSLEKEIGDILQEPEEKSAPFKDKFDKIIKECVILDIEHKLSLEELFLKAADHLSKKVQFEADAIYKQLMDREQTASTALTSVFAVPHLVIPGEHKFALVAVRSKPGIPFSSTAPNVRATFFLAGTIDERSTHLHALAAIAQAVNNQSFLNRWINAQNSEELRSIMLSPPRKQEAM
- the atpF gene encoding F0F1 ATP synthase subunit B, which encodes MNPHDTTASVVHQNTPISGLFSIDPGLAIWTWVVFGLLFIILRKYAWTPMMDSIKARERLVADTIDNARKTREELEKIAETQQAMIRNAQNEASRIIEDSRKTAENTAQQVIDRARKEAQAALEDAKEKITTEKENALKQIKNQTIELVINTSEKLIEESLNDETHRKIIEKHLDKL
- the atpH gene encoding ATP synthase F1 subunit delta; protein product: MSIQLIVRNWALAFFQAAQDTGKLEQVRKDVTLLKDFLRSGEPLLMQLSSPKFSPADRSDILKKALGTHVTDLTLNFLILVSTHKRQKLLPEILDEFFMVNNQSQKILKATLTSAKELDTSQRQKLQKELEKKNGCTFDIEYKIDPKLLAGFVLVYEDKMLDCSTKGALNRLKRILDV